From the genome of Prunus persica cultivar Lovell chromosome G8, Prunus_persica_NCBIv2, whole genome shotgun sequence:
TAGCTTTCTGctaatatttatatgtatacaaGTTGTGTCTTTCTAATGTCTAAAAGCTTTCATTCTCAgctgtatattattattttgcgGTTGTGTAAATAAAACAGATGTGAATACACGTTAATACAAATTCAGATTTTTCCATTGTGTTTCTAACAATTTGGTGGCCCTTCAAGAAATCTAAAGTGTTTCTAACAAATGTGAACAAAATAATGATAGCTGGATTCTTggttttggtggtggtgggctTGATGGATCTGTGCATGTCTGCGTGTGTTCAGAAATTTAGAgagaaagacagagagagagagagagagaaagagagggagagatatggaaagaaaagaaaagggtgtGGTAAGTGAAAGAACAAAGCAAGAGGGATCATTAATGGTGAAAAAGTTGAAACGCGGTGTATTGGTAGAGAAAATAGGAGGGCTTTGTAGCACGCCACCGCCAACGAGTTTTACTCTCAGCAAAACGACAACAAACCCAGCTCTGAATTTCTCAACCTTACTCCCACAACTCTTCGGAATTTTACAAGTTTAATCTTCCGAATTTCATCCATTTTTGGGATCAGACGATAGTTCTTCAGAATTTTACGACGATGATGACGACgatgaagaagatggtgaTGGCGATGATGGTTCTGGGTAGGGGGTGGAGGCAGGGAGGGTGGTAcggtttaaaatattttatttatagagtatagctgctcggctatacctttaaaatattatacttaaacagtatagccgggcggctatactagcCACTATACGtttaaaatttctatttaaagATTACAGACCGGCggctatatttttaaaatattatattcataGAGTATagcgcggctatacctttaaaatattctatttaaagcgtatagccgtacggctatacgTTTAAAATATTCTGTGTAGAGAGTACAGCCGTATAAATGTCTTTGATAAAGAAAACTGCAGGTTGCAAGATGAAATTATCTCGTTGGAGATTCACATTGCTAATCTGGAGACTAATCTAAGGTTGAAAAGTGCTGAACTGTATGAACTCAAACAATCAGAGTCTGCCATTATGGAAGAACTATGCTCAAAAAGCCAGAAGTTGCGGATCTGTCTCGGCAAAACTAATACACTGAAGGAAGAGAATGTTCTCTTCAGTGAAGAACTTTTTCCCCTCAAGAAAAGCAAGGATGAATTCCTCACCATGTCAAATGAGAACAGTAAGAAGTGCCTTGATTCAATGGAAACTGTGGATTCAGTGAGTAACATATTACGTAATATTTTAAAGGGCGAAGGTTTCATCATTGTGGACAAAATGTTTCAAGAAATATGTGAAACTTGAGAGAGAATATCTGAGTTGAGCAGGTCGATTGCTTAGAGAGCGGAGTTGTTATCTGAAAATTTGTATCTTCAGGCCGAATTACTAAGGAAGGATGACGTTCTTAAAGGATTGTTATTTGATCTGAGCATGTTGCAGGAATCTGCATCTAAGAATAAGGATCAACAAGATGAAATTGAGGTAATATTGTCTTCTTTGGAGGCTTTAGAGGATGAGATTTCAGCAAAATCATGCGAGCTTGGTCAGGCCATTGCTAACAGCCAAATGCTTGAAACTCAACTGCAGGAGAAAACAGACGTAATCTCCACTATTGAGTTGGGTATATCGGAAGAGCGTGAGTCCGTAAAATTGCTGTCTAGTGAAAACCTGGAGCTGAGAGCTCATATGGCAGATGCTATGGCAGCAAGGTATTCTGTTGAGAAGGAGTTGATAGAGAGACAGAAGATAAGTGAGAGAATGAAAATGGAATTCCTGGAAATGCGTAATGCTCTTGACCAAATGAATCCTTAAGGAGCAATATGAATGAACTTGCTAGTGAAAAGGATCCTCTTCACATTGAGATGCTTATAAGTTGAAGGAAAAGGTTGAAAGAGGACAAGCACGAGCCGATGAAATTGAAGCAATTATTGCAAATGAAGCTCAAGAGGTACATGCTTGTTCAGCATAAACAGTTTACTACTTTTTCTTCAAGAAGCCCTACAGAACATTCAAATACTTGAGAAGGATGCAGAAGTGAAGTTCTTTGTTGCACCTGTACTGCAATAAATTCTAACTCTGATCTGAGCTTGCAACGTTGAACCATAGTTTTCTGATATGACTGTGGAGTGCAGACTCAATCATATCTATTGTGATTATAGTTTTGCAATatcatggttttgtttttaccTGACAGATTGCCCAATTTAAAGCACATATATCTCTGAGCTGAATTTGCATGCAGAAGCACAGGCTTGTGAGTACAAGCAGAAAGTACGGGCAAAGATTGAATCTCAGTGTCTTGACGTAATTAGCACAAGACGCGTagctatacttattttgacacgtggtgcTTAATCGTCATctttaatatatatagtatagccgcataCTAGgtttttggatttatttttaaaatatgtgaATAGTATCgctgcacggctatactcggttttccccttttttaaagaatagtagagccgcacggctatactttatttttcctaatttaaaaaactggtatagccgctcggctatacttaGACtctgtttttcccttttttttttataaaattagtatagccgcccggctagactcggtttttttttaaaaaaaaatttgtagtgtatagccggctatactcggtttttctatttttattttttagtgtatagccgcgcggctatacgctgTTTGAGTAATGTTTCTTACTTGCTGAGGTAATAACATTTTTAGAACAAGGAAAACAACCCATTAAATATTTTGGCATGCTTAAATATGAGAATTAATTagtagtaatttttttattaaaaaaaagtattaatTTTCCTGCTCTAGAGTCTAGATAGTAAATTAGATTTCCaactagaaattttttttatttactttattcAACAATTCCTGTGTATTAGAGATATCCTTCCATTTAACTATATTAGGTATTCCTAAATATTTTcccaaaattccaaaaagTAAGCACTCATctgcaaaataaatatttgaaactTTGATCCCATGATTAGAAGATAGCGACCCAATATGAGGGGAAGTATTAAGggttaatttatttaaatgccTCATAAAAGGTTCcacacataaaataaataaataagaagataAGGGATCACCCTATCTCACTTCCCTAGACGGGGATATATTTCCATATGGTTTACCATTAATAAGTGTTGCATAAGAAACCATAGTAACACAATCTTTGATCCAATTGATCCATGTTTGATTAAACCCAAATCtctttaaacaaataaaaagctttaatgtttgatatttttttgtcttcaACCATTTCTTATATATGCAGATATAcggaaaataaattttattttatttgaggcCTAAACTATTTATTACGGTTATAAAAGactctattttttaatattctaTACACACATGCAcatcaataaaattaaatcatTCTTGTGTAAAGCTATACATAAGATCTATTTTCGACTTCACTAGGGCCTTAAAAATCTCAAGTCCAGCCCTATCGAGGACCTTAGATGCAGCTAAATACTCTCTTAGCAACTGAGCTATAGGCCCTCCTTGCAACTATCtccaaatattattttgagatatttagttatatacttATTCTTAGCATTAATGATATAgataaaccctacaccatttaatttctataaacaaacaaaaaaaattcaaaaaatgacagctggccctattgaatataattttaattattaaattactttgataccaTATTGAGTGTTTTAGGTTTTTCTATGAGGTTCTGggatttggtttgttttaagaaatcgatggaaattttgtaatttataagacgTTCGAAGcgtctttgttatgttgtaaatgagttttgaatgTATTTTTAAAGTCTATTTCATGTagaatctttttttaaaaatttggaccTCTATATTAGATATAATTGTGAACAgtctcgatctcttggaccacaggagtccaagagatttgtggtcactcaccgttggatgtaaattcaacggttcactcaatcttgaagtccttttaagaaacttttttgaaccattagattaatatccaacggtgagtgacacaatctcttgaactcctgtggtccaagagatcaggactgtaatagtgaatctctcttttattttcaagCTATCATTTCACACCTCACCCTTACTAAGTCCACTTAAATCCAGACTTTACTggcaaacaaaaatatatatatatatatatatatcctaaCCCTAATGTTTTGTCCTTTTCCATTGAGTTACTGTTTACTACTTTTTCACCCACGCTTGTGTCTTTTTTACCGTGTAATATATTCTATGTTTCGTCATGGATGCTCTGTCAGTTTCTGCAGCGGGGAAACTCCGTTTTCTtactgaaaaaaagaaacctttTTGTctgccaaaaaagaagaagctatATACATGCTGTATTGTAGGTTAGGCTTGTGAGAGCTGGTATTCAATTTGAAGTTTCTAGGTGTTGTTGCTCTGTGCAAGTTTCTGATAGAAGATGAGCTCTGCAACTTTCAGCTCCAATTTTCTTCGAACTGGGTGCCTCAGGAAGGTATGTACTCATTAAGatttctgtttgttttctcAGAAAATGAGGGAAGAAGAAACCCAGTTAAAGCCTGCATTGTAAATTATCAGTCAATTAGATACTTTGATTTGTTGTGTTAGTGTTTTCATCATAAAAGTTGAACTTATTATTGAGGTTTGGTAAATGCAGGACGGGTTTAACAATCCAAAGGATAAGAAGCGAAATGTAGGGAAGGTGTTTGTTAAATGTTCCGTGAATACAAAAACCCAGAAGGCAGAAAAGGAAGTTCGACTTGGTGTTCTTGGAGCCAGTGGTTACACTGGTTCTGAGGTAGTGGCTCACTGACAAACCCTTTTGTTTAccatttcttattttaactCAGAGCAGTAATGTTAAGTATAGATGATAATTGAATTGGGTTAGATAATTATGTACTCAATATTTAAGTAGTTCCATGGTTTTATGGCTTACAATGAGCTGAGATGATCCTTCTTTCTGGAAGATTGTTCGGCTGCTGGCAAACCATCCTCACTTTGGCATTACCTTGATGACTGCTGATAGAAAAGCCGGACAGTCGATTGGATCGGTGTTTCCTCATCTGGTTTCCCAAGTAagaatttctatgatttatgTGTTTCCTCTAAGGGCCAAAgacttgaatttaaatatgatatgatatctttctttttctctctctttatatAAGCTTAAATATTGGTGCATTCCTATGGTATGGTTGTGCTCTGTTAGTTGCTGTCATGGTCAATTTGATGATGGGGTTTCAATCATTTAATGGTGGTGTTTGATCATGGCATAATTTTCAATACTTTGGAATTACATTGCTTGGCTTTCTGTGTTTGCAGAATCTGCCAAAAATGGTTGCTGTCAAGGATGCTGATTTTTCTGATGTTGATGctgtattttgttgtttaccACACGGAACCACACaggttattttttctttcctttgtaTCAGTCAATCCTTTCTGATTTACTGAATCTCGTCCTGAATTTCTAACATGTATATGTTTGTTATTTCAATTACAGGAAATTATCAAAGGCCTTCCCAAGAGTTTAAAGATTGTTGATCTGTCTGCTGTATGCTTTGAATAGCACTACCATGCAATgcttttgggatttttttattgGCACTCATCAACTATaaatttttctcatttttaattttatgtgaTGGTTTTTTCAGGACTTCCGTCTACGAGATATCTCTGAGTATGAAGAATGGTACGGTCACGCACATAGAGCACCAGAATTGCAGgtaaggtaatttcttctgaTGCGTCTAGGCTTCTATGGAATAATAAAGTCCACCAAGCATTACTGTAGGGATAGATTGAATGTTAACTTCAACTTTCAACAAAAACTCTGGCCTGTTTAATTTGTTGTCATAAAGTTCACCTTTGTTTTGCAGCAAGTGTATATGACAAATAAAACTGAGGCACCATCTTGCTCttatttctttaaattatTGCTCTGTTATTTTAACAAGCATTTATCTTCCTGGATCCAGAAAGAAGCTGTATATGGTTTGACGGAGATTTCAAGGGAGGAGGTAAAAAGTGCACGCCTAGTTGCTAACCCTGGTTGCTATCCAACTTCTGTTCAAATTCCCCTTGTTCCACTGATTAAGGTTTGTGCCTTGTATATGAGTTCTCTGCAAATTGCATGCTTTTATGAAATATGGGCTTGAGATCAATTCACTCACTGTTTGAGATGTAATAATGTAGCTGAGATACAAACCCATATACATACAGGAGGTTGTCACTCCTGGATACTGTTTAGAGAGCAACAAAAGTGGAAAAATGAAATACCATGTCTTAAAACTCCTGCACACTTATTATGCATACTGAACCACCATGCACTAGGAGGGAAACCAAGACATTAAAATTCCTTGGAATGTTACAGAAAACAATCTTAAAGTGATAAACTTGTTGATGTAGCACAGCCCTGGGTGTGTTAGTTTTAACACTCAGAGCAATAGGACAGAAAAGAATAAGAGAAgctgaaggaaagaaagatagAAGGCACGCAGAAATCAGAGAGTTAAGAGAAGGTTTAATCAATATTCAAATCTAAATTTTAAAGAACTACATAggggtatttatagcaaactaaaacctagagaCAATAGGATTAAAATCCCCAGCTAAAACAGAAATCCTATTcctaataaaataggaaactagAACCTAGAGACAATAGGATTAAAGTCCCCAGCTAAAACAGAAATCCTATTcctaataaaataggaaacttagaAATCCTACTAGGATTTGGAAAACTAAAGAATAtaggaaactaacaaataaattaggaaactAAACAATTTAGGTCCTATGCATCCTGCATCATTCTCCTCCGATTGAAAGAACTTGACTCCGGCGAGTTTAACGACGATGGCGCCGACTGTAGGTATGAATAATAGGAGGACGAGCATCAGTAACTTCATGCTGATGAAACTCATCTTCAGTAATCCAAGTAGCATCTGTATCCGGACGTCCCACCCAACGAACCAAAAAACGAGAAAACCCCCCAAGGGCTGAAGCCACCACTTCATGATCTAAGACTTGTGAGCTTTGATCCGTAGGAGCAGCATGGGAAGCAGGCACGCGAGGAGCAGCAGGAGGAACAATAGCATGGGTTATTTCAGTCGCAACAGGAGGAGTAAAAGTACCCCGGTATGGAAACAAATCAGATACGTTAAAAATGAGACTGATATGAACATCAGAAGGAAGTTCAACCAAGTAAGCATTGGCACCCAACTTGCGAAGGATACGATAAGGACCCATTGATCGAGCAtgaagtttcttaaaagaatGTTTGGGAAATCGCTCAGGGCAAACACGAACCATAACATAATCACTTTCTTGGAAGTCTTGAGTGCGACGATGAGTATTGGCAGCAAGTTGGTATGTGTCCGTACTTAGAGAAATTTTCTGACGAACCTCCTCATGTAGGCGACGAATGTGCTCAGCAAAGGTAGTTGCAGATTCCGAGGGACGGGCATCAGTAGGAAGGGGAGCAAGATCAATGGGTGGACGTGGCATCACATCGTAAACAATTTTGAAAGGACTTTTACCTGTAGTTCGGTTGGCAGAATTATTATAAGCAAATTCTGCTACTGGAAGAATGAGGTCCCAATTACCCTGCTTATCACCGACTAAACATCGTAATAAATCTCCAAGACTACGATTAACCACTTCTGTTTGACCATCTGTTTGAGGATGAAATGCCGACGAAAACTTTAAAGAAGTACCAAAGAGCTTCCACAAGGTCTTCCAAAAATAACTAACAAACTTGACATCACGGTCTGAAACAATAGAAACAGGAAGCCCATGCAGACGAATGacctctttaaaaaataacttggCCACATAAGAAGCATCAGCAGCTTTAGAGCAAGGCAAAAAGTGAGCCATTTTAGAGAATCTGTCAACGACAACCAAGATAGAATCATGGCCGCGTGCCGTTTTAGGAAGGCCAAGAACAAAGTCCATGCTTAAATCTTTCCACGGGGTATGCGGAATTGGCAAAGGAGTGTGTAATCCAGTATTTTGCTTTCTAGCCTTGGCAAGCTGACAGGTGCGACATTGGGCTAGGATGTGAGCAACATCTCGCTTCAATGAAGGCCAATAAAATCGATCGGCAACTAGAGTAATGGTCTTATCTTTACCAAAATGTCCAGCCAGACCTCCAGCATGTAATTCCCACACAAGGAAATCACGTAAAGAGGTACGGGGAATGCATAACTGCGTTACACGAAAGAGATAACCATCCCGCAGCAGAAAATCAACATGATCACGACGATTTTCAGCCGTAACTTCCTGAAAAATGAGACCAAAATCTGGACAAGAAGAATACTCAGTTTTGATTTTATCAAAACCCACAACTTGTGCAGTCAATGATTGAAGGATAACGCCTACTCGGCTGAGTGCATCAGCAACCTTATTATCAACTCCTGGGCGATGTCGAATCACAAAggtgaaaatttgaagataCTCAGTCCACTTAATATGGCGGCTACTGACGTTACGTTGAGAATGGAGATACCTTAACGCTTGATGATTAGAATATAAGACAAACTCATTTGGTAACAGATAATATTGCCAATAACGTAGCGCACGGACTATGGCATAGAATTCCTTGTCGTAAGTCGAATACTTTTGCTTTGCCTCATTAAGCTTCTCACTAAAATAAGCAACAGGATGTCCTTCCTAACTTAAGACGCCCCCAATGCCAACACTAGATGCGTCACATGCTACTTCAAAAACCTTAGTCAACTCTGGATGGCGTAGGACAGGTGCTTCTgtcattttctgttttaatgCCTCAAACGCTCGAGTGGCCGCATGAGTCCATCGAAACTCGCCTTGCTTCATACAGTCTGTGATAGGAGCCATTATAGTACTGAAACTAGGAATAAAATGTCGGTAAAAAGATGCTAACCCATGAAAGCTTCGAGTCTCGGTTAAAGTTGAAGGAAGCGGCCAATTTACAATGGCGTGAACTTTGTCAGGATCAGCACTTATGCCAGCTGCGGAAACAATGaatcccaaaaataaaatttgttcttGAAGGAAAGAACACTTCTTCAAATTAACAAACAACTTTTGCTGGCGtaacatatgaaaaattgtcCGGAGGTGTTGCAGATGGTCCTCTTTTGAATGGCTGTAGATAAGGATATCATCAAAGTACACAACCAAAAACTTTCCGATATAAGGACGCAAAACATGGGTCATCACGCGCATAAATGTGCTAGGCGCGTTAGACATTCCAAATGGCATAACAAGCCACTCATACAATCCATCAGGAGTTTTGAATGTGGTTTTCCATTCATCACCTTCCCTAATACGAATCTGATGGTAACCGCTACGAAGGTCAATCTTGGAAAACCATTTGGAACCTGCCAACTCCTCCAACATATCCTCAAGTCGTGGAATAGGGAATCGATATTTAACTGTGATCTTATTAATAACTCTACTGTCAACACACATTTGCCAAGAGCCATCTTTTTGGGAGTAAGAAGCACCGGTACAGCACATGGGCTCAGACTATGGCGAATAAATCCTTTATCCAACAGACCTTGAATTTGCGTGTTTAGTTCGGCACGTTCAGACGAGTTCATGCGGTAATGAGGAAGATTCGGAAGTTGTGATCCAGGGACAAGGTCGATGGCATGTTGAATGTCTCTCATGGGTGGTAGCTCGTTTGGGAGGTCATCTGGCATGACATCGGAGAATTCATTGAGGAGTTGATGTAGAGGTTCAGGTTGTTGATAGGAAGGGGCCGCAGATATCTCTTTAATCACGAGAGCAAATACAACTTCTGTCTCCaaactttctttctcaaattcGCCATAAGATAATAGAGCCAACTGATGACCTGACACATTGCCTGTCTGCGATGGAGAGGAGGTGGTAATATTAGTCTTGGTAGGTTTGATCGCAGGATTGACTGGGCGTAACGTAATACTTTTGCCTTCATGTTGAAAAGTGTATGTGTTTTCACGACCACAATTCTGCACGCGATGGTCATAGAGCCAAGGTCTGCCAAGTAATACATGTGCAACATTCATAGGCAGTAGGTCCAAATAAATGTCTTCATCGCAGGTCCCGAGCTTAAGGGAAACAAGACACCGCTCAGTGACTGGGAGTTTAGTTTTATCAACCCAAGCTACGTGAAAAGGGTGGGGATGTGGTTCGGGCTTAAGATTAAGACGAGTAACGGCAGACTTGGAGATGACGTTCATGGTACTACCACTATCAATAACCAGTTTACATGTTTGGTTATTGCATGAAACGTAGGTATGGAAAATACTAGTGCGTTTCCAGGAATCAAGCAATGCGGGTGCAGAATAGATACAACGCATAACAGAAACCTGATGGAGTATGTCATCATCAAAACAATCGTCAATTTCTGGGTCATACACACCCTCAAGAGGATCCACAATCTCTACATCACAATGGTCGTCTGTGCTAGCGCTGATAGTTAATGTGCGTTGTGGACAACGAGAGGCAATATGTCCTTTAGCATGGCAATGGAAACATTCAATGTGGGAATTATTAGAGACAATCGGCCCTTTGGTAGGTGGCGCAGTAGGATTAGATGGTCCAGAAAATTCAGTCTTCAGACCCGGAGTGGTAGTGCGGGCTTGGTTGGTGGTCGTAGGCTGACCAGGATATCCTGGGTAACGACATTGTGGTCGTAGATAGGTCTCAGCTTCCAAGGCTTGGCAATAGGCATCTTCTAATACATCCGGACGTGACCTACTCACCTCACGTTTGATATCAATCCGAAGGCCATGAATAAAACGAGAAACTGTGACTGCCAACTCTTCTTGTACGGCAGAACGCAATTTGTGCTCCACAAAGCGAGAATAATAGTCTTGGACTGTTGAAGTACCCTGGGAAAGAGTCCATAATTGATCTAACAATTGGTGAcgataaaaagatggaaggtATTGTTCCcgaagtttcaatttcatctcatCCCATAAAATCACAGGGGTTTGTCCCAGTCGTTGGAGATGATGCTCAGTAGCCTTCCAGTACTGTTTTGCGGCTCCTACGAGTTTGAGTTTGGCGAACTGGATCCGTTGTGCATCGGACATGTCGTACCAttcaaaataatcttccatagCCGAGATCCAATCAACAAAGAGAGTAGGATCCCCGCGACCATCGAAGTCAGGGGCAGTAGGCTTGGCATGACGGGCGATCTCAAAATCCAAGTTTCGGTGGACGACGTGATGTTCGTGGGGTCGGGTTGGGATAGTGGCATCCACGAGAGGAGAAACTATCGTATGTTGGGTATAATGGGGTTTAGGTGCAAATCCTGCAGAAAAATTTGGTTCAGAGTGAACCAGAGATGTCCCCGCCGAAGATGATGGAAGGCCCAGGTGGCCTTGAAACTTGGAATCCTTAGAAGGATTGGGAAGGAGACCAGCCTGGAGAGAAGGTGTGCACGAACTAGAGAGAACAGCAGATGTGGATGAGGGTTCAAGAGTCACGGTTGAGAGGTGGTTGACGAGCAGCGTCACGGAAGCTTGTAATTTGGCAATATCTGTGGACATGGACGAAAATTCAGTCTTTTGAGCAGCCATCAATTTGATGAACTGAGTTTCCAAAGTGGTGACATCTGTAGAAATTTTCGCCTTGAATTCCTGAAATTGGTCCGCCAAATTGGCAACGGTGATGTTGGGAGCCATGACGACGAGTAGAGGCAACGAAGCAGAGTAACAGCGGCGGAGCAAGAGGCTCTGAATACCAATTGATGTAGCACAGCCCTGGGTGTGTTAGTTTTAACACTCAGAGCAATAGGACAGAAAAGAATAAGAGAAgctgaaggaaagaaagatagAAGGCAGGCAGAAATCAGAGAGTTAAGAGAAGGTTTAATCAATATTCAAATCTAAATTTTAAAGAACTACATAggggtatttatagcaaactaaaacctagagaCAATAGGATTAAAATCCCCAGCTAAAACAGAAATCCTATTcctaataaaataggaaactagAACCTAGAGACAATAGGATTAAAATCCCCAGCTAAAACAGAAATCCTATTcctaataaaataggaaacttagaAATCCTACTAGGATTTGGAAAACTAAAGAATAtaggaaactaacaaataaattaggaaactAAACAATTTAGGTCCTATGCATCCTGCATCACTTGTAGGGTTTAGGCGATGCTTCAAAACTTAGTTTTATCTATGATTCTATTGGAAGTACATACGATATCACAAGTTAAAGATTTCTTCAGAgcagaaaaaagaattaaaaatattttatccttgaaaatatgaaattaaaggtATGCAGGTGGTGTGAATTACGAACTATTTTAAAGTTTGGATATAAGCATCGCTTTCTCATGAATTATGTTTTAGGTAGCCATTATAATCGTATAAATGGCAGTTGTCTAGTCACTAGTCTCATGCCAGTTATGCTGTTCTTTAATCCCAATGGTCCTGGCACATGCCTTATGGTTCTCTTATTGCATTTTCCTTGCAGGCTAATCTTGTTCAacctaaaaatattattattgacTCAAAGTCTGGTGTTAGCGGAGCAGGTTAGGGCTTGATTGTAGTTTCTAACATTTCCTTGCGAAACTTTACCATATATGTGCTCCTTGTGCTCCCATCAATTATGCCTGCGGCCTGGTTACTTTTGCAGGACGTGGTGCCAAGGAGGCAAATTTGTACACTGAAATAGCTGAAGGCATATATTCTTATGGCGTTACCCGTCATCGCCATGGTAAGATTTTGGATTtgttgaaatttaaattttacacTATATGACATGTTCAATCTTATTTCCTCACTTGAGCAAAATACACAGAATGGGTGATTAAGCTAAATACACAGAATGGGCAATTAAGCTAAATACACAGAATGGGCTATTGAGCTAAACACAAATAATGGGAAATAACTTTAAAAAGTGTGTATTTACTTCTTTACTGAGAACATATGCCTGAAAAGATGCTTAAAGAATTCTGGTTAAGTGGAGAGAAACAACAGGTAAACAGCGTCTTTGCTACACCTCTCAAACTCAAATGCTTGTGAATTGTTTACACCATTGAACAAACGTGCAGTTTGGGAACTGCAGTCTTACATAATAGATGTAGAACTTCGAAACTCAGATGTTTGTAG
Proteins encoded in this window:
- the LOC18767288 gene encoding probable N-acetyl-gamma-glutamyl-phosphate reductase, chloroplastic, which codes for MSSATFSSNFLRTGCLRKDGFNNPKDKKRNVGKVFVKCSVNTKTQKAEKEVRLGVLGASGYTGSEIVRLLANHPHFGITLMTADRKAGQSIGSVFPHLVSQNLPKMVAVKDADFSDVDAVFCCLPHGTTQEIIKGLPKSLKIVDLSADFRLRDISEYEEWYGHAHRAPELQKEAVYGLTEISREEVKSARLVANPGCYPTSVQIPLVPLIKANLVQPKNIIIDSKSGVSGAGRGAKEANLYTEIAEGIYSYGVTRHRHVPEIEQGLSDAANSKVTVSFTPHLMPMSRGMQSTIYVELAPGVEVKDLRQQLKLSFEDEDFVVLLDEGIVPRTHNTRGSNYCFINVFPDRIPGRAIIISVIDNLVKGASGQALQNLNVMMGFPESTGLLYQPLFP